Within the Anoplopoma fimbria isolate UVic2021 breed Golden Eagle Sablefish unplaced genomic scaffold, Afim_UVic_2022 Un_contig_12569_pilon_pilon, whole genome shotgun sequence genome, the region tgtatgtcttcttttatatatatatataaatgtatgtcttcttttatatatatataaatgtatgtcttttatatatattcataaatgtatgtcttcttttgtatataaataaatgtatgtcttcttttatatgtatataaacgtatgtcttctttatgtatataaatgtatgtcttcttttatatatatataaatgtatgtcttcttttatatatatatataaatgtatgtcttttatacagcccaaatcaaattgtttaaaggatattcaacctttgtttcttaaCAATATATGTAATACTTGACCTCCTTCTTAACAGGGCTTgtaaaaaggtaataaagtagtccatgattATGAGATATGGGATATCCTTGGAGCTTGCACGGGCATAAacgtatataaataaatgtatgtcttcttttgtatataaataaatgtatgtcttttatatatatacaaatgtatgtcttctttatgtatataaatgtatgtcttcttttatatatatatatatatataaatgtatgtattttatatatatataaatgtatgtcttttatatatatataaatgtatgtcttctttatgtatataaatgtatgtcttcttttttatatatatatatatatataaatgtatgtctttttatatatatataaatgtatgtctttttatatatataaatgtatgtcttcttttatataaatatgtcttcttttatgtatataaatgtatgtcttcttttatatatatataaatgtatgtcttttatatatatcataaatgtatgtcttcttttgtatataaataaatgtatgtcttcttttatatatatataaatgtatgtcttctttatgtatataaatgtatgtcttcttttatatatatataaatgtatgtcttttatacagcccaaatcaaattgtttaaaggatattcaacctttgtttcttaaCAATATATGTAATACTTGACCTCCTTCTTAACAGGGCTTgtaaaaaggtaataaagtagtccatgattATGAGATATGGGATATCCTTGGAGCTTGCACGGGCATAAacgtatataaataaatgtatgtcttcttttgtatataaataaatgtatgtcttttatatatatataaatgtatgtcttttatatatatataaatgtatgtctttttttatatatatataaatgtatgtcttctttatgtatataaatgtatgtcttctttttatatatatatataaatgtcttctttaatatatatataaatgtatgtcttttatatatatttataaatgtatgtcttcttttgtatataaataaatgtatgtcttcttttatatatatatatatataaatgtatgtcttctttatgtatataaatgtatgtcttcttttatatatatatataaatgtatgtcttttatacagCCCAAATCAGATTGTTTaaaggatattcaacctttgtttcttaacaatgtatttaatacttgaccTCCTTCTTAACAGGGCTTgtaaaaaggtaataaagtagtccatgattATGAGATATGGGATATCCTTGGAGCTTTCACGGGCATAAACGCGAGCTTAAACAAAGCTTCACTGTTGTGTTCACAACTTCTGCTCTCTACtgccccaagtggccaaaagaAAGGTTTGAAGGTCTTTccatcaaatattaaatatgtatttcaacTATCTCACTCACAGAGAATGTGGCCTTTCACTGTTTTATCTCTGTGAGTTTATCTGACCAGGAAACACAACCATATTTATTTCGAAATTGATGGTAATCAGCAGCAACACACAGcatattgtttaaaaacaaaaggtagTCTATGGAGCAACACACATAATAAGAGCTTTGTGCATCTGTCCATCTAAGGccaggaggtggagcaggtttacaccatctcctcttctctgaAATGGACAACGCCATCTCCATCATCAGAAAAGGATCATTAGAGTCTTTTTTCATCAGGCAAACAAAGAAATGTACGTTATTCAGAGAAGGGATGCTTCAGATCAGGTTTTGGTGGAACCCATGCCTACCTTTTCTATTCTGGTTGAATTCAGCCTGGGCACcacagcaaaagagaaaaaagcagtTGGACAAAATTGTACAATAGCTGATTTAATAAAACTTTGTTATTGAAAAGTATATTGTGcaatttcttttgtttgttttcacttgttttgtgCACTTATGTCTGTATTTTGATAATGTTTAAAGAGAATAGCTGTTAATGTGACTATAACGTATTTGATCTTGAATctactaattaaaaaaaatagcacctTTGACTAATCTATATATTAGGTCAAAGTCATCATTGGTAAATCATCAATGAATAACAGCATGTGCAGTGATAAGAGATGCACATAAATATCCCTGTGTGGTCCACATCAAGTCATACTCACCAACAAAACATCTACAGCGGCTCCTCGTCTTCTTCTGAGTTTATTTTGCAAGTCAAGGTATGTGTTTGAAGTTGAGTAAAGCTTTTAAATAGTCTGGAGgatcatttaatttgtgtctgCTTAGTTTGCACAGTTAAGGCTACATATGCAGTTTCTTATACGCCACCAGTTATTCATCTTTAacagttgtttcttttaaatgcacTTTTGATAACTACCTTCTGGAACAACGATTGTTGTAGGTCTTAGATGGATTTCATTCAGTATTAATGATGACAATATTCATTAATTACTCACTTGTCCGTCTTAACCAGAACAATGAAACACAGTTCAGTTCTGTCTTTGCTGCTCCTTCTGGGGACGTGCTCGGCTAACACCTATCGTGAGTATGATTGGTCTATATttgttataaaacattaaagtctcTCATGACCTGGCTGGAACGGCTTCAAGTACTTCATTTAGAAACAATAAGAGATGCAGAAAGAGTTGTAAGAGAGTGACGTTTGAAAAGACAAGATTTCAGCCTGAAAATGTGTAGAGTTTCTGCTCTCCTGGTGTAAAAGGGGAGCTCATTCCACCGTTCTGGAGCCAAGACAGTAAACAGTGTTGATTATGCTGAATCATAGCTGGGCCGTCTTTGTAATGATGGAGTAGCAAGCTGATTGGCAGGAGCAGAGCGTAGTGGACGGGCTGGGAAATAGGGTTTGACCATGTTCTTGATGTAGTATGGGCCTGAGCCATTCCACAAACAATAGGCAAGTACGTGTGTCTTGAATCAGATCTGAGCAGCCAATGGGAACCAGTGCAGGgtgtggaggagcaggagagtgTGGGAGAATTAGGGTTAGGTTGAAGACCAGACAGGAACGAGTTGCAGTGATCTAGTAATTAGATGAAAATAGCCTGGAACAGACTGCTCCGCCTCCAAGGTGAGTAGAGGACGTATAAGTCGTTGGGAATTAATCTGCAGGGGTGGGTTGTTGCAGCAATTTTGGCAGTAAAATCCAGGTTCCTTGCGGTCCGATTCGGGGACACAAAGAGGTTTTTAATGGTGATCGGGGTCACAGATGGGAAATGCTTTCCCTTGGAGGAAGAGCAGCTCAGTCTTGTTAagggttgagcttcaggtggtgtgcaGACATCCACTGACAGATGTCAGACACAGATTTGTGCTGCCACCTGGGTTTTAAAACCTGACCCcacagatggtttgttacacagaaccatctgagaaatGGTCAATGGAAACTGAAAAAGGCCAGGCACTTTCGGACACAGATTTTCTCAaggtgtttctttaaaaaaagaagtggttAGTATTTTTTTACCAACATCTTTCAATCAAACATTTCTATGAGTATTTCATCAGTCTCACTCACAGAAAACGTGGCCTTGTGTGGAAAAGCCACCCAGTCGGAGTGTCATGTGCACCCATTTGGAGCTGCTTACAACGTTatcgatttttttttgctttgagcAACAAGTTGCCATTGGGCCCATGAGATTGCGACTtaagaaaacacatgcaaagcgacacaaacaaaacaacttatggaaaaatattaattaaccACCGACAAACAGATTAATACATTTggcaacacatgcaaacacaataaaatacagaaatgcaCTAAAATTGACTACATAACAgtgtatttaatgttaaaacacTAAGTCATTGAGTATttaactaaaatattgaaatgttgTGAGCAACTCacaacatttctctctgtgttttgttgtctgcACTTTATGTATTTGCATGCTTTTTCTTTAGTTGTAGTGTGTTGCACTCTCAGAACCATCAAGTTATTAGACACATATTTATGCTTAGCAATTCACAAAAAATCTTCCTTTATGTGATTTTCAACCGTCTCATTCCCAGAGAACGTGGCCTTACGTGGAAAGGCGACCCAGTCAGACCGCGCCGAGTACATGTTCTCAGCTGCCTACAATGCTATTGATGAAAACCGTAACTCCGATTTCTCGCATAAACAAAGCTTCACTGTTGTGTTCACAACTTCTGCTCTCTACTGCCCCAAGTGgccaataaaagaaaaggtttgaAGGTCTTTccatcaaatattaaatatgtatttcaacTATCTCACTCACAGAGAATGTGGCCTTGCGTGGAAAAGCAACTCAGTCAAACCGTCATGCAGACGGATTTGCCCAAAACGCTATCGACGGAAATCGTGAATCTAACTACGGGGCGGGATCGTGCACCCACACTGTTGAACAGACCAACCCCTGGTGGAGAGTGGACCTGCTGGAGTCCTACATCGtcacctccatcatcatcaccaacagaGGAGACAATTATGCAGAAAGGCTCAACGGGGCAGAGATTCACATCGGCAACTCTCTACAGGACGAGGGTGCCGCAAACCCAGTGTGAGTGAACGTCTTGATTTCTTAATTACAAGGTTTTATTTCAATACGAGGAAATTGTTTAGCAGACATAAGCCACCCAAATCCTGATGCAGTTCATCTTATGATCTATTATCTAGTCGATCACTAAAGGATGCTAACACTCATTGAACAAGTGGCATGTGATGTGTGAAACACTGCCTCTATGTTGGTATTAATTCTTACTTTATATTGCAATATAACTTTGAAGTCCTGCATgtattaaacaaatgaatgcactgcttcctctctctcttttagggTTGGTGTGATTACTCATATCCCAGCAGGCAGGTCTTTAAAGATCACTTTTACCAAACTTGTGGAGGGACGTTATGTGACCGTGGTGCTACCTGGTTCAAATAGAGTCCTCACACTCTGTGAAGTGGAAGTCTACGGGTACCGTGCTCCGACTGGTGAGAACTGAACGAGAGGCTGAAGCCACACAAGATGTGATTTTTCTAAGTGAGCCCACCGTCTCATTTACTATACAGCCGAGGTCACACCAGAGTTTTAAACTGCACTATTAAGATGACAGGAAATATGAATGCACTTCCTGATACTAAAATATCTCCTTTTTTCAAAGTTGTATATATAATTTTAACCCTATATATTCTGAACCCAAACATGTAATATAGCGAAATTCACCAGCCAgaaattttgattttaaaatgaataatcatCTTAAAAATGATTCATAGGTGATCTTAATTGGGAAATTgtaaagagaaacattttctgaaaagttaAGATTTGCAAATTCGTCATACATAAAACCGAATTTGACACTTTGCCGATCCAAATAAACAACAGGCATCTTCACAACTTTCCATGACCTCTCCATTTTCTACCGCAGTTTCTACTTACCACtggaaaaatgtgtaaatagtCGTGAACAGTTTCAAGTCATACACAGATTGGGGCAACTTTGTTCTGCAGAAAGCATCAAGTAAAACCATCTATCAGTTCTGatgtttgcaaatgtttcatgCAGGAGAGAACTTGGCACTCGGAGGAAAAGCCACACAGTCGTCGCTGCATTCTACAGGCGTTGCAAATAACGCCATAGATGGGAACCGTGCGTACTACTGGGACCAGGCTTCTTGTACCCACACAAAGGCCGACCTTAACCCCTGGTGGCGACTGGACCTGGGCAGAACCCATAAAGTGTTTTCTGTCAACATAACCAACACTATAGACTCTGTGCCACAACGACTCAATGGAGCTGAGATCCTAATTGGAGATTCGCTTGAAAACAATGGCAACAACAACCCCAGGTATAGTTAACAGTCcttaaactaaaatataacTAAAAGTTTAATGGGTATTTGTCATTGGGTTTGTacatttgaacatttgttttgcaaaactTAATAAGCAGTGACTtatatttatcaaattaattaattggaGCATTGAAATGATCATTATGTGagttaataattataatttgttCCTCTTCTAGGTGTGCTTTGATCTCAAGCATCCCTGGAGGTTTCACCAAAAACTTCCAGTGTAACGGGATGGACGGTCGCTACATCAACATCGTCATTCCTGGAAGAAACGAGTACCTGACCCTGTGTGAGGTGGAGGTGTACGGCTCCAGACTGGATTAGGTCTGAGGAGGCTCATATAACGTATAACAACCACATTTTACACTGGTGACGTTCATATTAGGCTCTTGGTGCAATCAtggcttaaagggacagttcacccctcCTCTCACCCGTAGTGGTTTTGATCAATAGATTTATTTTCGTGTGAGTTGCCGAGTTCTCTCCAATACAGTGGAACTCGATGGCTCTCGGTTTGTGGaagaaaatgcatttgaaaaactcGACACCAGtatgtctttctttcttacaCAAGATAATACACCCACCTTGTTTTGAACGGTTTAGTGCAGGAACAATTATCTTGCTTGAGTTTTGTCAAACTTATTTTTGGGGGCTTTGAGCACCACGAGCGAGTGCCATCTGATTCTGTTATATTAGAGAGAAGGAAGACatctattcagtttattttgtataacaaatttgcctcagaggactttacaatctgtacacatgcgacatcctctgtcccgggaccctcacatcagcacaggaagaactcccctaaaaaaccatttaacagggagaaaaaaggaagaaacctctgggagaacaacagaggagggatccttctcccaggatggacagaatgcaatagatgtacACAATAGATGTGTACATCTCTACGACCGATATCTCCAACACTCTACATACAACTCACGctaaaacaatctagattgattaATAGCGCTTCagataagaggaaaaatatgtattcatattcATCCATGTCAATCATAATCAGTGGGTTCAGAAATTAAACACATAttctttagttttattatttttcagcatcaatattacatttctgaaaatgtaacagTCACACGTTATCAgcaatattaatattcattttactGTTTGATCTTTGTGTTTATCTGACCAGGAAGTACAACTAGATTTATTCAGGAATTGACAGTAAACagcatcaaacacatttttcaaaacaaataaggGGAAGACACATAATAAAAGTGCATGTTTACATTGTTCCATGTACATTCAACTACTGTAACACTGTAACTACTGTATTAATGTAACCTGATAATATGTCTACAGCATATTGCTCTTCTGATTTACTTCACACATTGAAAGAATAAAAGGATGTTACGTTTactggactgtgtgtgtgtctgtgtgagagtcAAGAGGGCGCCATCCAGTGGCGACACtatgttgatttctttgttttttcagtacTGTGAGCTTGTTCAGCTATGACAGAT harbors:
- the LOC129115821 gene encoding uncharacterized protein LOC129115821 — its product is MKIAWNRLLRLQENVALRGKATQSDRAEYMFSAAYNAIDENQNVALRGKATQSNRHADGFAQNAIDGNRESNYGAGSCTHTVEQTNPWWRVDLLESYIVTSIIITNRGDNYAERLNGAEIHIGNSLQDEGAANPVVGVITHIPAGRSLKITFTKLVEGRYVTVVLPGSNRVLTLCEVEVYGYRAPTGENLALGGKATQSSLHSTGVANNAIDGNRAYYWDQASCTHTKADLNPWWRLDLGRTHKVFSVNITNTIDSVPQRLNGAEILIGDSLENNGNNNPRCALISSIPGGFTKNFQCNGMDGRYINIVIPGRNEYLTLCEVEVYGSRLD